Proteins encoded within one genomic window of Oryza brachyantha chromosome 7, ObraRS2, whole genome shotgun sequence:
- the LOC102706670 gene encoding probable tetraacyldisaccharide 4'-kinase, mitochondrial — MLRRLLGRIAATPDSAVPSLPFLHRALLLPLLSAAASALRLLSLYYRPRPRALPVPLVSVGNLTWGGNGKTPMVDFLARSFHHNGVSPLLLTRGYAGGDESRMLCRRLSDTSAKIAVGANRAALATSMLTKYGYYYPHLHLNDPPSPSAKIGVAILDDGMQHRSLFRDLDIVMVNALTPWGNTHLIPRGPLREPLTALTRAHIVVIHHANLVSEAQLKTILSTIQDNGATCPVFSSKLAPSHIFEVNQPAQRLPLHVLHNIIVLCVSAIGCPDAFIHSVKEIGPLKIERLDFSDHHFFRAHDLQLIQDTLTKLVHQHKNDAIVLVTEKDYDRDPDALRTLDAKVLVLSSCLQIIPHEAQGDDEFMRKVREIIATSRNAKLEREMA, encoded by the exons atgCTCCGGCGGCTCCTGGGCCGCATCGCCGCCACCCCGGACTCCGCCGTCCcttctctccccttcctccaccgcgccctcctcctccccctcctctccgccgccgcctccgccctccgcctcctctccctctacTACCGCCCGCGCCCCCGCGCCCTGCCCGTGCCCCTCGTCAGCGTCGGCAACCTCACCTGGGGCGGGAATGGCAAGACCCCCATGGTCGACTTCCTCGCCCGAAGCTTCCACCACAACGGCGTCTCCCCCCTCCTTCTCACCAGG GGTTatgccggcggcgatgagTCAAGGAtgctctgccgccgcctctcgGATACCTCCGCTAAGATTGCCGTCGGTGCCAATCGGGCTGCCCTGGCTACTTCCATGCTCACCAAATATGGCTATTATTATCCCCATCTCCATCTCAATGATCCTCCATCGCCTTCCGCTAAGATTGGAGTCGCCATACTAGACGATGGGATGCAG CACCGGAGCTTGTTTCGAGATCTTGACATTGTCATGGTGAATGCCTTGACACCTTGGGGGAACACACATCTCATTCCACGAGGACCCCTGAGGGAACCACTCACCGCACTCACCAGAGCTCATATTGTTGTTATTCATCATGCTAACCTG GTCTCTGAAGCGCAacttaaaacaattttatccaCAATCCAGGACAATGGCGCAACATGTCCAGTGTTCTCAAGTAAATTGGCACCATCGCATATTTTTGAAGTCAACCAACCTGCACAGAGACTGCCTCTTCATGTGTTGCATAATATAATCGTGCTATGTGTTTCTGCCATTGGCTGCCCAGATGCTTTCATTCATTCAGTTAAAGAG ATTGGGCCTCTAAAAATTGAAAGGTTGGATTTCAGCGATCACCATTTCTTCCGTGCTCAT GACCTGCAGCTCATCCAAGACACATTGACGAAGCTTGTTCATCAACACAAAAATGATGCTATTGTCTTGGTTACAGAGAAG GATTATGACCGTGATCCAGATGCCCTTAGGACACTGGATGCAAAGGTTTTGGTGTTGTCATCTTGTCTGCAAATTATACCCCACGAGGCACAAGGAGATGATGAGTTTATGAGGAAAGTGAGGGAGATTATTGCAACGAGTAGGAATGCGAAATTAGAGAGGGAGATGGCGTAG
- the LOC102706953 gene encoding potassium transporter 22: MAQQQQGQGVSMAMMSRNPSYYYSGEADLERALGVGVPAVPRQDSLFRDASRAGGGGGGGQEAAEGWARTLRLAFQCFGVLYGDIGTSPLYVYSSTFNDGGIRHTDDLLGVLSLIVYSFLLFTIIKYVYIALRANDDGDGGTFALYSLISRHAKVSLVPNQQAEDELQLHMSKSSSLRRPSVQRLASTAEERAQWVKQLLETSRPVRISLFLLTILATAMVISDACLTPAISVLSAVGGLKEKAPHLNTEQVVWVTVGILVALFAVQRFGTDKVGYLFAPVVLLWLLLIGGVGVYNLAAHDVGVLRAFNPKYILDYFRRNGRHGWVSLGGVLLCFTGTEALFADLGCFSIRSIQLSFAFGLVPAVLLAYAGQAAYLRSYPEQVADAFYASTPQLLFWPTFVLALAASVVGSQAMISCAFATISHSQAMGCFPRVKIVRTSRQYQGQVYIPEINFLLGAAACIVTLAARDTVVIGEAHGICVVLVMLITTLLLTVVMLLVWRVNVWWVAVFLCVFASTESVYLTSVLYKFLHGGYIPVAMSAALMAVMGVWHYVHVRRYKYELERTVSAERVRELMTARELQRVPGVGLFYTDLVQGIPPVFPHLIEKIPSIHTVLLFVSVKHLPVPHVDPSERFLFRQVEPQEQKMFRCVARYGYRDRLEEARDFVAALVERLQYYVRDVNLYGGAGAVGPARVSYPSSRCDSIGMGKSASYAERVQLQRTRSVAKGQALPLGQLLLLQQYSSSSTGGGGVHAEEMLTPAESFSEMASGMAVAVKMSMEEMARIEEEQRFIQREMEKGVVFILGESEVVARPQSSLLKRLVVNYAYSFLRRNCRQGDKMLAIPRTQLLKVGMSYEI, encoded by the exons atggcgcagcagcagcaggggcaGGGTGTGTCGATGGCGATGATGAGCCGGAACCCGAGCTACTACTACTCCGGCGAGGCGGACCTGGAGCGAGCGCTGGGCGTGGGCGTTCCAGCGGTGCCGCGGCAGGACTCGCTGTTCCGGGACGCGAGCAGggcgggcgggggcgggggcggggggcaggaggcggcggaggggtggGCGCGCACGCTGCGGCTGGCCTTCCAGTGCTTCGGCGTGCTCTACGGCGACATCGGCACGTCGCCGCTGTACGTGTACTCGAGCACCTTCAACGACGGCGGCATCCGGCACACCGACGACCTGCTGGGCGTGCTCTCCCTCATCGTCTACAGCTTCCTCCTCTTCACCATCATCAAGTACGTGTACATCGCCCTGCGCgccaacgacgacggcgacggcggcacctTCGCGCTCTACTCGCTCATCTCGCGCCACGCCAAGGTGAGCCTGGTGCCCAACCAGCAGGCGGAGGACGAGCTGCAGCTGCACATGAGCAAGTCGTCGTCGCTCCGCCGCCCCTCCGTGCAGCGCCTCGCCTCCACCGCGGAGGAGCGCGCCCAGTGGGTGAAGCAGCTCCTGGAGACGAGCAGGCCCGTGCGGATCTCTCTCTTCCTGCTCACcatcctcgccaccgccatggTCATCAGCGACGCCTGCCTCACGCCCGCCATCTCCGTCCTCTCCGCCGTCGGTGGCCTCAAGGAGAAGGCGCCACACCTCAACACTG AGCAGGTGGTGTGGGTGACGGTGGGCATCCTGGTGGCGCTGTTCGCCGTGCAGCGCTTCGGCACCGACAAGGTCGGCTACCTCTTCGCCCCCGTCGTCCTCCTCTGGCTGCTCCTcatcggcggcgtcggcgtctaCAACCTCGCCGCGCACGACGTCGGCGTCCTCCGCGCCTTCAACCCCAAGTACATCCTCGACTACTTCCGGCGCAACGGACGGCACGGCTGGGTCTCGCTCGGCGGCGTCCTCCTCTGCTTCACCGGTACCGAGGCGCTCTTCGCTGACCTCGGCTGCTTCAGCATCCGCTCCATCCAGCTCAGCTTCGCCTTCGGCCTCGTCCCGGCGGTGCTGCTCGCCTACGCCGGCCAGGCGGCCTACCTGCGAAGCTACCCGGAGCAGGTCGCCGACGCGTTCTACGCCTCCACGCCGCAGCTGCTCTTCTGGCCAACCTTCGTGCTGGCGCTGGCGGCCTCCGTGGTGGGCAGCCAGGCCATGATCTCCTGCGCCTTCGCCACCATCTCCCACTCGCAGGCCATGGGGTGCTTCCCGCGCGTCAAGATCGTGCGCACCTCCAGGCAGTACCAGGGGCAGGTGTACATCCCGGAGATCAACTTcctgctcggcgccgccgcctgcatcGTCACCCTCGCGGCCCGGGACACGGTGGTGATCGGCGAGGCGCACGGCATCTGCGTGGTGCTGGTGATGCTCATCACGACGCTGCTGCTGACGGTGGTGATGCTGCTGGTGTGGCGGGTGAACGTGTGGTGGGTGGCCGTGTTCCTGTGCGTGTTCGCCTCCACCGAGTCGGTGTACCTGACGTCGGTGCTGTACAAGTTCCTGCACGGCGGGTACATCCCGGTGGCCATGTCGGCGGCGCTGATGGCGGTGATGGGGGTGTGGCACTACGTGCACGTGCGGCGGTACAAGTACGAGCTGGAGCGGACGGTGTCGGCGGAGCGGGTGAGGGAGCTGATGACGGCGAGGGAGCTGCAGCGTGTGCCCGGCGTGGGGCTGTTCTACACGGACCTGGTGCAGGGCATCCCGCCGGTGTTCCCGCACCTGATCGAGAAGATCCCGTCCATCCACACCGTGCTGCTGTTCGTGTCGGTGAAGCACCTCCCCGTGCCACACGTGGACCCGTCGGAGCGGTTCCTTTTCCGGCAGGTGGAGCCGCAGGAGCAGAAGATGTTCCGGTGCGTGGCGCGCTACGGCTACCGCGACCGgctggaggaggcgcgcgACTTCGTGGCGGCGCTGGTGGAGCGGCTGCAGTACTACGTGCGGGACGTGAACCTgtacggcggcgcgggcgcggtggGGCCGGCGAGGGTGAGCTACCCGAGCTCGCGGTGCGACAGCATCGGCATGGGGAAGTCGGCGTCGTACGCGGAGAGGGTGCAGCTGCAGAGGACGAGGTCGGTGGCGAAGGGGCAGGCGCTGCCGCTGgggcagctgctgctgctgcagcagtaCTCGTCGTCTTCGacggggggagggggagtgCACGCGGAGGAGATGCTGACGCCGGCGGAGTCGTTCTCGGAGATGGCGAGCgggatggcggtggcggtgaagATGAGCATGGAGGAGATGGCGCGGATCGAGGAGGAGCAGAGGTTCATACAGAGGGAGATGGAGAAAGGGGTGGTGTTCATCCTCGGGGAGAGCGAGGTGGTGGCGCGGCCGCAGTCGTCGCTGCTGAAGCGCCTCGTCGTCAACTACGCCTACTCCTTCCTCCGCCGCAACTGCCGCCAGGGCGACAAGATGCTCGCCATCCCCAGGACCCAACTCCTCAAGGTCGGCATGTCCTACGAGATCTGA
- the LOC102707228 gene encoding uncharacterized protein LOC102707228: MIPSAYAIPRRSPLTCPCCRRRRRNVAAGRPPLVASSLTARALAAGLWRLRQAERSSARRQDNLPRALLGGRKAKARSDFGVGRQQQSFCTRKHGHGNGILDKIEAEYGFGGLMEEKASKRWRVEAAVEMRKAAEEKAWWKSKARCAAMALREERQHRRQLEAANGRLLKKVERERKAREVMEAACEQLSKEVEEDQAEVEALRRECVAMREEMEEERRMLQMAEVWREERVQMKLSDARAVLEHKYAHLNSLHADMDSFLRRLNHNKHALLFRTRMADAATSLRAANHHFLSAPAPAAHDHNLLFDHFRRNTTHTNNTDASPSSSVASPATDLFLEKADADVDVDAAAAGGGWAWETPPPAAADRAASTSNSASNNNNNGGSGVTEEGGSGRSRRSGNFNTALIRRLWRSALSESRKKTAAASSSGRSRVVQSGCSPSYSDRNRDRDRDSARSSVIDPASQAAKEEEKKKKKKSLMEKLMEARMDDAEDRQKKPQAAA, from the exons atgatCCCCTCCGCCTACGCCATCCCACGCCGGAGCCCCTTAACCTGTCCCTGCTGCCGGAGGCGTCGCCGCAATGTTGCCGCCGGGAGGCCGCCACTCGTCGCCTCCTCGCTCACGGCCagggcgctcgccgccggcctctgGAGGCTGCGCCAAGCGGAACGCTCCTCCGCTCGCCGGCAAGATAATCTG CCTAGGGCCCTCCTTGGTGGGCGGAAAGCGAAAGCGCGGAGTGATTTTGGGGTTGGGAGGCAGCAGCAATCCTTTTGTACTAGGAAGCACGGCCATGGCAACGGAATCTTAGACAAG ATTGAGGCGGAGTATGGATTTGGTGGTTTGATGGAGGAGAAGGCAAGCAAGAGGTGGAGGGTGGAGGCTGCTGTGGAGATGAGGAAGGCCGCGGAGGAGAAGGCGTGGTGGAAGAGCAAGGCCCGGTGCGCGGCGATGGCCCTGAGGGAGGAGCGGCAGCACCGGCGGCAGCTGGAGGCCGCGAACGGGAGGCTGCTGAAGAAGGTGGAGAGGGAGCGGAAGGCGCGGGAGGTGATGGAGGCGGCGTGCGAGCAGCTGAGcaaggaggtggaggaggaccaggcggaggtggaggcgctGCGGCGGGAGTGCGTGGCGATGCGggaggagatggaggaggagcggcggatGCTGCAGATGGCGGAGGTGTGGCGGGAGGAGCGGGTGCAGATGAAGCTCTCCGACGCCAGGGCGGTGCTGGAGCACAAGTACGCCCACCTCAACTCCCTCCACGCCGACATGGACTCCTTCCTCCGACGCCTCAACCACAACAAGCACGCCCTCCTCTTCCGCACCCGGatggccgacgccgccacctccctccgcGCCGCCAACCACCACTTCCtctccgcccccgcccccgccgcccacGACCACAACCTCTTGTTCGACCACTTCCGCCGCAACACCACCCACACCAACAACACcgacgcgtcgccgtcgtcgagtgTTGCGAGCCCCGCAACCGACCTTTTCCTTGAAAAGGCCGATGCCGATGTCGATgtcgatgctgctgctgctggtggtggctgGGCATGGGAAacccctcctcctgctgctgctgatcgcGCTGCTTCTACTAGTAACAGTGCTAGTAACAATAACAACAATGGCGGCAGCGGAGTAACGGAGGAGGGTGGCTCCGGCAGGAGCAGGCGGTCCGGCAACTTCAACACGGCGCTGATCCGCAGGCTGTGGCGCTCAGCCCTCAGCGAGAGCAGGAAGAAGACAGCAGCAGCTTCTTCCTCGGGGAGAAGCAGAGTCGTGCAGAGCGGCTGCTCACCGTCTTATTCCGACAGAAACAGAGACAGAGACAGGGACTCGGCGAGGTCGAGTGTGATCGATCCGGCTAGTCAAGCAGctaaggaggaggagaagaagaagaagaagaagagcctTATGGAGAAGCTGATGGAGGCGAGGATGGACGACGCTGAGGACAGACAGAAGAAGCCACAGGCAGCAGCATAG
- the LOC102712644 gene encoding leucine--tRNA ligase, cytoplasmic-like: protein MSSNPDGGRSFARRDLLLEIQSYSQKRWEEGNVFEAEPGSKTPGPGEKFFGNFPYPYMNGLLHLGHAFSLSKLEFGAAYHRLHGSNVLLPFAFHCTGMPIKASADKLAREAQQYGNPPVFPELEDDSSAEVANDSQADQGASVAPDKFKSKKSKAASKVGLQKFQWEIMRGFGLLDEEIAKFRDPYHWLTYFPPLAKEDLKAFGLGCDWRRSFITTDMNPFYDAFVQWQMRKLKKMGKVVKDMRYTIYSPLDGQPCADHDRASGEGVQPQEYVLIKMEVVPPFPPQLKALEGRKVYLAAATLRPETMYGQTNCWVLPDGKYGAFEINDTDVFVLTSRAALNLAYQGLSKVPEKPTCLAELSGNDLIGLPLKSPLSFNDIIYSLPMLTILTDKGTGIVTSVPSDSPDDFMALQALVSKPAWRQMFGVKDEWVLPFKVIPIINIPEFGDKSAEKVCIDLKIKSHNDKEKLAEAKRMTYLKGFTDGTMVVGEFNGRKVQEAKPLIKKQLLDKGTAVLYSEPEKKVMSRSGDECVVALTDQWYITYGETEWKQKAVKCLEKMNTFSAETRNGFEHTLGWLNQWACSRSFGLGTRIPWDEQFLVESLSDSTLYMAYYTIAHILQNGNMYGTEIFSVRPEQMTDEVWDYVFCDGPAPATDIPPALLSKMKQEFEYWYPFDIRVSGKDLIQNHLTFSIYNHTALLPEHHWPCGFRCNGHLMLNSEKMSKSTGNFRTLRQAIEEFSSDATRFALADAGDGMDDANFVFETANAAILRLTKEIAWMEEVIAAESSLRIGPPSTYADHVFANEINIAVIETEKSYNAFMFRDALKLGFYDLQLARDEYRLSCGAAGMNRDLLWRFMEVQTALITPICPHYAEHVWQKILRKEGFAIKAGWPVAGSPDPTLRIANKYLQDSIVKFRKLLQKQESGSKKPKKGASAPPSEENKLTVGLIYVNEHYYGWKEQCLRVLQSKFNGQVRSFAPDEEINEALKNCSIGQETNFKQVQKLCMPFIKAKKDEARSVGPHALNLKLPFGEMNVLEENLELIKRQVGLDHVEALSASDEIARAKAGSHISMLDKTPPSPGEPVAIFISKQEFEAQH from the coding sequence ATGTCATCAAATCCTGATGGAGGCAGAAGTTTTGCCCGGAGAGATCTTTTACTCGAGATCCAATCATATTCTCAAAAGCGCTGGGAGGAGGGCAATGTTTTTGAGGCTGAACCTGGGAGTAAGACACCTGGCCCTGGGGAAAAATTCTTTGGCAACTTTCCATACCCTTACATGAATGGCTTGCTACATTTGGGCCATGCTTTCTCATTGTCCAAGCTTGAGTTTGGTGCTGCGTACCATAGACTCCATGGTTCCAATGTCCTTTTGCCATTTGCTTTCCATTGTACGGGAATGCCCATCAAGGCCTCAGCAGATAAACTAGCAAGGGAGGCTCAACAATATGGAAATCCTCCTGTGTTTCCCGAATTGGAGGATGACTCAAGTGCTGAAGTTGCTAATGATAGCCAGGCTGACCAGGGGGCTTCTGTTGCCCCAGATAAATTTAAGAGCAAGAAATCTAAGGCTGCTTCAAAAGTTGGCTTACAAAAGTTTCAGTGGGAGATCATGAGGGGCTTTGGATTGTTAGATGAAGAAATTGCTAAATTTCGGGATCCTTACCACTGGTTAACTTACTTCCCTCCATTGGCAAAGGAGGACCTCAAGGCATTTGGCCTGGGTTGTGATTGGAGGAGGTCATTCATTACTACTGACATGAACCCATTCTATGATGCTTTTGTCCAGTGGCAGATGAGAAAGCTGAAGAAAATGGGCAAGGTTGTCAAAGATATGAGGTACACAATCTACTCTCCATTGGATGGTCAACCTTGTGCTGACCATGATCGTGCTTCAGGTGAAGGTGTACAGCCTCAGGAGTATGTGTTAATTAAAATGGAGGTGGTTCCACCTTTTCCTCCCCAGTTGAAGGCCTTGGAAGGAAGGAAAGTTTATTTGGCAGCAGCTACCTTAAGACCTGAGACTATGTATGGGCAGACAAACTGTTGGGTGTTGCCTGATGGAAAATATGGGGCTTTTGAGATCAATGACACTGATGTCTTTGTTCTGACATCAAGGGCTGCCCTTAATCTTGCATATCAGGGTCTATCTAAGGTCCCAGAGAAGCCAACCTGCTTAGCTGAGCTATCTGGCAATGATCTGATTGGTTTGCCATTAAAGTCTCCTCTTTCTTTCAATGATATCATATATTCACTTCCCATGCTTACTATCTTGACAGATAAAGGCACTGGCATTGTGACCAGTGTGCCAAGTGATTCTCCGGATGATTTCATGGCACTACAAGCTTTAGTCTCAAAGCCAGCTTGGAGACAGATGTTTGGAGTCAAAGATGAGTGGGTTCTTCCCTTTAAGGTTATACCAATAATCAACATTCCTGAATTCGGAGATAAATCAGCTGAGAAGGTGTGCATTGATCTCAAGATCAAGAGCCATAATGACAAGGAGAAACTTGCGGAAGCAAAAAGGATGACATATCTGAAAGGTTTTACTGATGGAACAATGGTTGTAGGGGAGTTCAATGGCAGAAAGGTTCAAGAAGCAAAGCCACTGATAAAGAAGCAGCTTTTGGACAAAGGCACAGCAGTGTTGTATAGTGAGCCTGAGAAGAAGGTTATGTCAAGGTCTGGTGATGAGTGTGTTGTTGCTCTCACGGATCAGTGGTACATTACTTATGGTGAGACCGAATGGAAGCAGAAAGCAGTCAAATGTTTGGAGAAGATGAATACATTCTCAGCTGAAACCCGTAATGGTTTTGAACATACGTTAGGCTGGCTGAACCAGTGGGCTTGCTCTCGATCTTTTGGCCTAGGTACTCGCATTCCATGGGATGAGCAGTTCCTTGTAGAATCTCTGTCCGATTCCACCCTCTATATGGCATATTACACAATTGCTcatattttgcaaaatggAAACATGTATGGTACAGAGATATTTTCTGTTCGACCAGAACAAATGACAGATGAAGTCTGGGATTATGTGTTCTGTGATGGTCCTGCACCTGCTACTGACATACCTCCTGCCCTCTTGAGCAAAATGAAGCAAGAATTTGAGTACTGGTATCCCTTTGATATCCGTGTATCTGGTAAGGATCTTATCCAAAACCATCTGACATTCAGCATCTACAATCATACAGCACTTCTTCCGGAGCATCATTGGCCCTGTGGTTTCCGTTGCAATGGGCAtcttatgcttaattctgAGAAGATGTCCAAGTCCACAGGGAATTTCCGTACTCTTCGGCAGGCCATTGAAGAATTCTCTTCTGATGCCACTAGGTTTGCTCTTGCTGATGCTGGTGATGGTATGGATGATgccaattttgtttttgaaacaGCAAATGCTGCTATTTTGAGGCTTACAAAAGAAATTGCATGGATGGAAGAGGTTATAGCTGCTGAATCGTCTCTGAGAATTGGGCCTCCCTCTACTTATGCTGACCATGTGTTTGCTAATGAGATTAACATTGCGGTGATCGAAACTGAGAAGAGCTACAATGCCTTCATGTTCCGAGATGCCCTTAAACTGGGATTCTATGACTTACAATTGGCTAGAGATGAGTACAGACTCTCCTGTGGAGCAGCAGGCATGAATCGTGATTTGCTGTGGCGGTTTATGGAAGTCCAGACTGCGCTAATTACCCCTATTTGTCCACACTATGCTGAACATGTGTGGCAAAAGATCCTGAGGAAGGAAGGCTTTGCAATAAAAGCAGGCTGGCCAGTTGCAGGAAGCCCAGATCCGACTCTAAGAAttgcaaataaatatttacaggATTCTATAGTTAAATTCAGAAAGCTGCTTCAGAAACAAGAATCTGGTTCCAAGAAGCCCAAGAAGGGAGCTTCTGCACCTCCTTCTGAGGAAAACAAGCTGACTGTTGGTCTGATCTATGTTAATGAACACTATTATGGATGGAAAGAGCAATGTCTGAGGGTGCTCCAGTCTAAATTCAATGGCCAAGTCCGGTCCTTCGCCCCTGACGAGGAGATTAACGAAGCATTGAAGAATTGCTCCATCGGGCAGGAAACTAACTTCAAACAAGTCCAGAAGCTCTGCATGCCTTTCATCAAGGCGAAAAAAGATGAGGCGAGGAGTGTTGGCCCCCAtgctttaaatttgaagcttCCTTTTGGTGAAATGAATGTTCTTGAGGAGAACTTGGAGTTGATAAAGAGGCAGGTGGGCCTTGACCATGTAGAGGCGCTGTCAGCTTCTGATGAAATTGCTCGTGCTAAGGCTGGTTCGCATATTTCTATGCTGGATAAGACCCCACCTTCTCCTGGTGAGCCAGTAGCAATCTTCATCAGCAAGCAGGAGTTTGAAGCCCAGCATTGA
- the LOC102712917 gene encoding uncharacterized GPI-anchored protein At1g61900, with the protein MGPAGGLIALSLCLQVLLPAFAHALHHRIDDSAGGMMPELSPTPLVPFLAPAGAPLAPFFNNTTPPKLSGNCSLNFTAVNELITTTAVDCFASFAPFLANVICCPQLQAMLTILIGQSSKQTGSLALDPTVANYCLSDVQQLLLSQGASDELRTICSLHLSNVTEGSCPVSTVDAFESVIDSSKLLDACQKIDPVNECCSQTCQNAIDEASQKISSKDAGLTTYTGSPKLDSCRNVVLRWLSSRLGPSSAKQMLRQISNCNVNGVCPLSFPDTSKVAKECSGTVKNSTSCCKAMDSYVSHLQKQSFITNLQALDCAQFLGGKLQKMNVSMNVYSSCQITLKDFSLQVGSQESGCLLPSMPSDASFDPASGISFTCDLNDNIAAPWPSSMQASSSCNKSVNIPERPAATSAQNGVSHNRLELSLLISLGTLLVAVSLQM; encoded by the exons atgGGGCCCGCCGGGGGGCTCATcgccctctctctct GTTTGCAGGTGCTGCTGCCCGCATTTGCTCATGCTCTTCATCACCGGATCGACGACAGCGCAGGCGGCATGATGCCGGAGCTCTCACCCACACCCTTGGTTCCCTTCCTGGCGCCGGCCGGGGCCCCCCTCGCGCCATTCTTCAACAACACCACTCCTCCAAAGCTCTCAG GCAACTGCTCATTGAACTTCACTGCTGTGAATGAGctcatcaccaccaccgctgTCGACTGCTTCGCCTCCTTCGCTCCCTTCCTCGCCAATGTCATCTGCTGCCCCCAGCTTCAGGCCATGCTCACCATCCTCATTGGCCAGTCCAGCAAGCAGACTGGCTCCCTCGCCTTGGACCCCACCGTCGCTAACTACTGCCTCTCCGACGTCCAGCAGCTATTGTTGAGCCAGGGCGCTagcgacgagctccgcaccaTCTGCTCGCTTCACCTCTCCAACGTTACCGAAGGATCCTGCCCTGTCAGCACCGTCGATGCCTTTGAGAGTGTTATTGACTCCTCCAAGCTCCTCGACGCCTGTCAGAAGATTGATCCTGTCAATGAGTGCTGCAGCCAGACATGTCAGAATGCTATCGATGAAGCCTCCCAGAAGATCTCTTCCAAGGATGCCGGCCTCACCACCTACACTGGTAGCCCCAAACTTGATAGTTGCAGGAACGTTGTGCTCAGATGGCTATCCAGCAGGCTTGGCCCATCGTCTGCAAAGCAAATGCTCAGGCAAATATCTAACTGCAACGTCAATGGAG TTTGTCCACTAAGCTTTCCAGACACAAGTAAAGTGGCAAAAGAGTGCAGTGGAACTGTCAAGAACAGTACTTCATGTTGCAAGGCTATGGACAGTTATGTATCTCACTTGCAAAAGCAAAGCTTCATAACAAATTTGCAAGCTTTAGATTGTGCCCAATTCCTTGGTGGGAAGTTGCAAAAGATGAATGTCAGCATGAATGTTTACAGCTCATGTCAGATAACTCTTAAGGACTTTTCACTTCAAG TTGGATCTCAAG AATCTGGATGCCTTCTTCCAAGTATGCCGTCTGATGCATCTTTTGACCCAGCTTCTGGGATTAGTTTCACATGCGATCTGAATGATAATATTGCCGCCCCATGGCCATCTTCTATGCAAGCGTCGTCTTCATGCAATAAAT CTGTTAATATCCCGGAGAGACCTGCTGCGACATCAGCACAAAATG GTGTCAGCCACAACAGATTGGAGCTTAGCCTACTTATTTCTTTGGGCACCCTTCTTGTTGCTGTTTCGCTGCAAATGTAG
- the LOC102713196 gene encoding RNA-binding protein L-like: MPPQGWAMAPPYYYHGGSPPPAPPLPPKEKEEEEQQQQQARSLWIGGLLPWMDEGYLSTCFTRSPELMSVVIKRNKQTGQSDGYGFLNFADHASAHQILHSYNGQEMPNSDRDFRLNWVTTAARVPNAPNHAIYVGDLAYDVTDFMLHHVFKSRYPSVKSAKVISDKLTGHSKGYGFVFFGDANEHRQAITQMNGAYCSTRPMRIGTVPNKKVPSHDTEVSDSDCNPDNSKLFIGSIDPSVTDEDLKQTFSPYGDLVHVKVIVGKQCGFIKYSSRASAEEAIRMLNGSQLAGRSIRVSWCRPLSNKQDPNKQSYTSHQGYGYDQQQVSVQ, from the exons ATGCCGCCGCAGGGCTGGGCCATGGCGCCACCCTACTACTACCACGGCGGCTCCCCGCCCCCAGCCCCTCCATTGCCTCcaaaggagaaggaggaggaggagcagcagcagcaacaggcGAGGTCCCTCTGGATCGGCGGCCTTCTGCCCTGGATGGATGAGGGCTACCTCTCCACCTGCTTCACTCGCTCGCCGGAG CTTATGTCGGTTGTCATCAAAAGGAATAAGCAGACCGGACAATCCGATGGTTATGGCTTTCTTAACTTTGCTGACCATGCATCCGCTCATCAAATCCTCCACAGCTACAATGGCCAGGAGATGCCTAATTCTGATAGGGATTTCAGGCTCAACTGGGTCACAACTGCTGCCCGTGTGCCCAATGCTCCTAATCACGCCATATATGTTGGGGACTTGGCCTACGACGTCACTGACTTCATGCTACACCATGTCTTCAAGAGCCGATACCCATCAGTTAAGAGCGCTAAAGTTATCTCTGATAAGCTTACTGGCCACTCAAAAGGATatggatttgttttttttggggaCGCTAATGAACACAGGCAAGCCATCACTCAGATGAATGGCGCATACTGCTCAACTAGGCCTATGCGTATCGGCACTGTTCCCAACAAGAAAG tTCCCTCCCATGATACAGAAGTATCTGATTCTGATTGCAATCCAGACAATTCAAAA CTATTTATTGGTTCTATTGATCCAAGTGTGACTGATGAGGATCTAAAGCAAACCTTTAGTCCCTATGGAGATCTTGTCCATGTAAAGGTGATAGTGGGAAAGCAATGTGGCTTCATCAAATACTCAAGCAG AGCATCAGCAGAAGAGGCTATAAGAATGCTAAATGGAAGTCAGCTAGCAGGTCGTAGCATAAGAGTTTCATGGTGTCGTCCGCTTTCTAACAAGCAG GATCCTAACAAGCAGAGTTATACAAGTCATCAAGGATATGGATATGACCAACAGCA